One Luteimonas sp. MC1825 DNA segment encodes these proteins:
- a CDS encoding DNA polymerase III subunit delta' produces the protein MMPTDAMAPWQQRVHDHAAGAIDAGRMGHALLFCGPARLGKRRVAEQLAQRVLCLAPDTGLRPCGACRACRLYLSRSQKDPLEERPDKALAHPFGHPAHPDAVFVGYAWRFTPSPQRQLTQISVDQVRELSERLSTTPQYGSAKVAIIEPADAMNEAAANALLKTLEEPVPGRYLWLITDNPARLPATIRSRCQRLEFRLPPADEAATWLQAQGHPAAAAVEALAAARGHPGLADAWLRDGGMALRRAVAAELGRVARNDASALEVAKAWTGDDDADKRLRHAADIAVAEAAGLTDPLRIRKLAAWFDAANRTRDLLRTTVRADLAVAELLLSWRSAAGGDTARGVAK, from the coding sequence ATGATGCCGACCGACGCCATGGCGCCCTGGCAGCAGCGCGTGCACGACCACGCCGCGGGCGCGATCGATGCCGGGCGCATGGGGCACGCGCTGCTGTTCTGCGGCCCGGCGCGGTTGGGCAAGCGGCGCGTCGCCGAGCAGCTGGCGCAGCGCGTGCTGTGCCTGGCGCCCGACACCGGCCTGCGCCCCTGTGGCGCCTGCCGCGCGTGCCGGCTGTACCTGTCGCGCAGCCAGAAGGATCCGCTTGAGGAGCGTCCCGACAAGGCGCTCGCGCATCCGTTCGGCCATCCCGCGCATCCCGATGCGGTGTTCGTCGGCTATGCGTGGCGCTTCACGCCGTCGCCGCAACGGCAGCTGACGCAGATCTCGGTCGACCAGGTGCGTGAACTCTCCGAGCGCCTGTCGACGACACCGCAGTACGGCAGCGCCAAGGTCGCGATCATCGAACCGGCCGACGCCATGAACGAGGCGGCCGCCAACGCGCTGCTGAAGACGCTTGAGGAGCCCGTGCCAGGGCGCTACCTCTGGCTCATCACCGACAATCCCGCGCGCCTGCCGGCGACGATCCGCAGCCGCTGCCAGCGCCTCGAGTTCCGCCTGCCGCCCGCTGACGAGGCCGCGACATGGTTGCAGGCGCAGGGCCATCCCGCCGCCGCTGCGGTCGAAGCGCTCGCAGCGGCACGCGGCCATCCCGGTCTTGCCGATGCCTGGCTGCGCGACGGTGGCATGGCGCTGCGCAGGGCGGTGGCCGCCGAGCTCGGCCGGGTCGCGCGCAATGACGCGTCGGCGCTCGAGGTGGCCAAGGCCTGGACCGGCGATGACGATGCCGACAAGCGCCTGCGGCATGCGGCGGACATCGCGGTCGCGGAAGCGGCCGGCTTGACCGATCCGCTGCGAATCCGGAAGCTGGCGGCCTGGTTCGATGCCGCCAACCGCACCAGGGACCTGCTGCGCACCACGGTGCGCGCGGACCTCGCGGTCGCCGAGCTGCTGCTGTCCTGGCGCAGTGCGGCGGGTGGCGACACGGCAAGGGGAGTGGCGAAATGA
- a CDS encoding PilZ domain-containing protein, producing MSATGGARQGILSLAVKDKAQLYAAYMPYLKHGGIFVPTTRRYFLGDEVFVLLTLPESSERLPAAGKVVWVTPPGAQGNRTAGIGVQFADTAEGENVKGRIETLLAGTLNAEKPTHTM from the coding sequence ATGAGTGCAACCGGTGGTGCGCGGCAGGGCATCCTGTCCCTCGCGGTCAAGGACAAGGCGCAGCTGTATGCGGCCTACATGCCTTACCTGAAGCACGGCGGGATCTTCGTGCCCACCACGCGGCGCTACTTCCTCGGCGACGAGGTGTTCGTGCTGCTGACGCTTCCTGAATCCAGCGAACGCCTGCCGGCCGCCGGCAAGGTGGTCTGGGTCACGCCGCCGGGCGCGCAGGGCAACCGCACCGCCGGCATCGGGGTGCAGTTCGCCGACACCGCCGAGGGCGAGAACGTGAAGGGCCGCATCGAGACCCTGCTCGCCGGTACGCTGAATGCGGAAAAGCCTACGCACACGATGTAG